The following is a genomic window from Cupriavidus taiwanensis.
GACGTAACGACAGGCACAGGCGGGCACTGCCTGGAGCGCGGAATCTGGTCCGCGGGGCGCGTCCACACTGCGTAATGCCAGTCTAAGCGCGGGCAGGCACGGTCGTTGCCGGTGTCCGTCTGACACAGCTGTCGGAAGTTTCCGCGCGGGCGCGCGCCGCTATGGCAAGCCCCCACGCCAAAGGCTAGCATAGGAACTTCCCGCGGCAACCCGCTACCTGCAACCCTCGACCGGCCGATTCCAGGCCAGCAACCTGTGCCAGTGACCGCCAGTACTTCGCGGCGCAGCAACGCCGCCCCCGCTTCCAGCCACGCCGGCACCGCGCCGGCCAGTGAACCCGCGCCGCGCCGCGCCGTGCCGTCGCAGGTGTCGCTGCTGTGGGAAAGCACCTCGCCCGCGATGCAGCGCCTGCTGGCGCAGATCGAGCGCGTGGCGCCGACCGATGTCACCATGCTGGCGGTGGGGGAAAGCGGCTCGGGCAAGGAGGTGGTGGCGCGCGCGGTGCACGAACGCAGCGCCCGCCGCAACGGCCCCTTCATTGCCGTCAACTGCGGCGCGATCCAGCCCACGCTGATCGAGTCCGAGCTGTTCGGCCATGAAAAAGGCGGCTTCACCGGCGCGATCGAGCAGAAGGCGGGCTACTTCGAGCAGGCGCAGGGCGGCACGCTGTTTCTCGACGAAGTCACCGAGATGCCGCTGGAGATGCAGATCAAGCTGCTGCGGGTGCTGGAAGGCCGCACCTTCCACCGCGTCGGCGGCGATACGCTGATCGCCACCGACGTGCGCATCCTGGCGGCCACCAACCGCGACCCGGTCGAGGCCGTGCGCGGCGGCCAGCTGCGCGAAGACCTGCTGTACCGGCTGGCGGTCTTCCCCTTGCATATCCCGCCGCTGCGCGAGCGGCCCGACGACATCGTGCCGCTGGCACGCCACTTCCTGGCCGAGTACAACGCCATGGAACGCACCGACAAGAGCTTTTCGGCGGGTTCGCTGGACCGCCTGGTGCGCTACGACTGGCCGGGCAATGTGCGCGAGCTGAAGAACGCGGTCTACCGCGCCTTCATCCTCGCCGACAAGGTGGTGGAGATCGGCAATCCCAACCTGGCCACGCAGGCGCCGCGCCCGACCACCGTCGACGGCGTGGTGAACGTGCGCGTCGGCACCACGCTGGCCGATACCCAGCGCGAGATCATCATGGCGACGCTGGCGCGCTTCGACGGCGACAAGCGCCAGGCCGCGCGCGCGCTCGGCATCAGCCTGAAGACGCTCTACAACCGGCTCGACGCCTACCGCTCCTTGTAAGGCCCGGGGTCTGCCGGCACCGGCTCGGCCAGCGCCCGCGACAAGGTCTCGATCGACAACGGCTTGGTCAGGTGCGCATGGAAGCCCGCCTGGCTGCTGCGGCGCTGGTCTTCGGCGGTGCCGCGGCCCGACAGCGCCAGGAACTGCACCGCGCGGCCGCGCAAGGCCTCGCGCAGCGCCGCCAGGACTTCATAGCCCGACATGTCGGGCATCTGCAGGTCCAGCAGCACGCAGTCGGGCCGGAACGCCGCCGCCACGCCGAGCGCCTGCTGGCCGTTGTGCACGGCCTCGGCCTCGTGGCCGAGCAGGGTCAGCAGCTCGGCCATGCTGTCGGCCGAGTCGGCGTTGTCGTCGACCACCAGCACGCGCCGGCGCGGCGCCTTGCCCGGCGCCGCCGTGGCGGGCTCGGCCGGGCGCGCGCTGGCGCGCGGCAGGATCACGGTGAAGGTGCTGCCCTTGCCCGCGCCCGCGCTGTCGGCCTGGATCGCGCCGCCATGCGCTTCCAGTATGGCCCTGGCCAGCGCCAGGCCGATGCCCAGCCCGCTGCGGCTGCCGGCGTCGCTCTCCTGCGCGAACAGGTTGAAGATGCGGTCCAGCGCCGCGGGCTCCAGCCCCCGGCCGGTATCGCTCACCGTGGTGATCACGCGCGCAGGCTCGACGCTGACCTGCACGCTGACGGTACCCCCGCGCGGCGTGTACTTGGTCGCGTTGCTGAGCAGGTTCAGCAGCACCTGGCCCAGCCGCGCGGCATCGGCGCGCACGTAGGGCGAGACCTCGGGCAGGGACACCACCAGTTGCTGGCCTGACGCCTCCAGCGTGGGGCGGATCGCTTCCAGGCTGGTGCTCACCACGTCGTTGTAGGACGTCGGGGTCAGTTCCATCTTCATCTTGCCGGCGGTCACGCGGCCCACGTCGAGCAGGTCGTTGACCAGCCGCTCCACCTGGCGCAGCTGGCGGTCGATGATCTCGGCGCAGCGGCGCACGCGCGGCCCGGTGTCAGGCGTCAGCACGATGACTTCGACGGCATTGCGCACCGGCGCCAGCGGGTTGCGCAGTTCGTGCGCGAGGATGGCCAGGAAGGACTGCAGCCGGCGGTTGCCGGCATCGAGCATCTCCAGCCGCAGCGCATCGCTGAGGTCGCGCGCGGTCCACAGCAGGCTCTCGGGGCACCCCGCCGCATCGCGCACCAGCACCATGCGCGTGGCGCAGCGCACCAGCGAGCCGTCCTTGCGCGCCAGGCGTTCTTCGCCGGCCCATTGGCCGCAGGCGCGCGCCGCCTCGAGCGCCGCCTGCGGGCGGCCCGCGGCGGCATCCTGGCGGGCATAGAGCCAGGCCAGCGGCTGGCCTGCCGCCTCGTCCGCGGTGTGGCCGGCAAGCGCGCGGGCGCCCGCGTTCCAGCTGCGGATGGTGCCGTCCAGCGCGAGTTCGCAGACCGCGGTGCAGGGCAGGTTCTCGGCCAGCAGCCGCAGCTTGTCGTCGGCCAGGCGCGCATGGTCGGCGGCGGCCTGCTGCACGGTGATGTCGCGGCACGACACGATAAAGCCCGCGCCCGCGGCGCCATCGGCAAGGCCGGCGGCATCGATGCGCCGCATCTCGCAGCTGGCGCGCAGCAGGCTGCCATCGCGGCGCACGCGCCAGCCTTCGTCGCGCGCATGGCCGCTGTGCGCGGCCGCCTCCAGCCATTGCTGCGGCAGGCCTGCGGCCACGTCATCGGCACGGTGCAGCCGCGACAGGGGGCTGCCGGCAATCTCCGCGGCGCTGTAGCCGAACAACCGGCGCGCGGGTTCGGGCCAGGCCACGATCACGCCGTGCGCGTCGAGTTCGAACACCGCGCAATCTTCCACCGCATCGAGCAGGCGGCGATAGCGTTGCGCCAGTTGCAGGGCATCACCCTCCGGCGCCAGGCCGGCGGAGGGATCCACGTGGGTCGAGCGAACTTCGGTTGCCGCTTGCAGCCCGGACATGATCACCCTTCGGTAGATTGGGTTGACGGCTGGCACGCCTGGCATGCGGCCCACGGGCCCACGGGCCCATACCGCAGCACAGCGCCGAATGCCCGCGGACGCGGGCATTCCAGTCAATGATAGGCGCTCGCGGCCCATGCGCCACCCGATATGGCGGCGCAAGGGTCGCAGGCCCGTTCCGGAGGGCGAGAGATGGTGGTCGGCCGCACGCGCGCCGTGCGCGGCGACGCACGGCGCAGGCCGGACCCAGTGGGGCGCTAGCGGCGCCGCCGCTGGACCATCGCGGCAACCGCGGCCGAGGCCCCGACCACCAGCGCGGTGGTCAGCATGGGGTAGCGCGCGGTGGTGGTGTACGGGCAGGAATGCAGCGCGGTGTGGGCGCCGGTGCGTTCCTGCAGGCCGCTGCTGCTGCCGTAGAGCGTGTTGTCCTCGAGCGGGCCGGCCGGATGGCGGGTCTGCTGCGCGCGGCCCATGAAGCGGCGCATGAAGCGGTCGAAGGTGTGCGGCGCATGGTACGCGGCCGCCGAGAAAGCCTTGGCCGCGGCGCCCACGAACAGCTCGCGGCGCGGGTTTTCCGCGGCGAACAGGATCGCGTCGGCGGCCAGCGCCGGGTCATACAGCGGCGGCGGCAGGCGCGGTTCGACGTCGAGGAAGTTCTTGGCGTGCATCGCCAGCGGGGTTTCCAGGCCGGCGGGCTTGATCAGCGTCACGCTGACCGGCGCCTGCTCCTGCTCCAGCTCCAGCCGCAGCGAATCGGTGAAGCCCTTGATCGCATGCTGCGATGCCGAGTAGGCGCTTTGCAGCGGCATCGGGCCGTCGGCGGCCTCGCTGCCCATGTTGATGATGGCACCGCCGTGCTCGCGCAAGTGCGCCGCGGCCGCCAGCGAGCCATGCACCGTGCCCCAGTAGTTGGTGTCGAACAGCCGCCGCTGGTCTTCCAGCGGCACGTCGCAATGGCGCCCGAAGATGGTCACGCCGGCGTTGTTGATCCAGGTATCGAAGCCGCCGAAGCGCTCGATCGCGGCATGCGCCACCTGGCCGACCTCATCGTGCCGGCCGACGTCCGCCACCACCGTGATCACTTCGGTGCCCTGCTCGCGCAGTTCTTCCGCCAGCTGGTGCAGCGACCCCTCGCTGCGCGCCACCAGCACCAGGCGTGCGCCCTGCTGTGCCGCCTTGCGCGCGGTGACCAGCCCTACGCCGCTGCTGGCACCGGTCAGCACAATGACCTGCGAGCTGATTCTCTTCAAGGTGGGTTTCATCTGCCGCTTCCTCCACGGGAGGCCCGGCCCGGCGCCGGGCATGCCGGTGGCAAGTCGCAAGGAGCGTTCCCGTCGCCGGGCAGCGCTGACCGCGGCGCCGGGGCATGATGCCCGCGGCAGATTTACAACGCCCGGTAAGAACCACATGGCCCGGGCGGCGCATGCCGCCCGCGGGTCGAGACTGCCGGCCGGCGCCTGTAGGACGGGCGCCGATTTCAGCGCGCCCATGTGCTGCCTAAGCTGGATGCATCCACGCAACCGGCGACCGCCATGGCCAAGACCACTCCGCAGGACTCGCGCGCACGGCGCCCCGCCGGCAAGGGCGCGGCAAAGCCCGCCGCCCGGACGGGCAGCAAACCCGGCACAAAGACCACCGGAACCAGCACACGAGCCGGTACCAGCGCCAGGCCCGGCAAGACGGCGGCCAGGCCGGCCGCGAAGGGCACGCCGGAGGCGCTCGAGAAATACCGCCGCATGCGCGACTTCGGCGCCACGCCCGAGCCCAGCGGCGGCGCCCGCGCCGCGCCGCGCAAGCGCGCCGCGGCGTTGTCGTTCGTGATCCAGAAGCATGCGGCGCGTCGGCTGCACTACGATTTCCGGCTGGAGCTGGGCGGCACGCTGAAGAGCTGGGCCGTGCCCAAGGGCCCCAGCCTGGACCCCGCCGACAAGCGCATGGCGGTCCATGTCGAAGACCATCCGATCGACTACGCCGGCTTCGAGGGGGTGATTCCGGAAGGGCACTATGGCGCCGGCACGGTGATCGTGTGGGACCGCGGCACCTGGATTCCGGTGGGCGACCCGGAGGCAGGCTACCGCAGCGGCAAGCTCAAGTTCGAGCTGCGCGGCGAAAAGCTGCACGGGCACTGGACCCTGGTACGCATGCACGGCAGCCGGCAGAAAGAGCAGGACGCGTGGCTGCTGATCAAGGAACGCGACGACGCCGCGGTGCCGGCGTCGGAATTCGACGTGGTCGAGGCCCTGCCGGACAGCGTGCTGGGCGGCACGCAGCGCAAGCCCGCGGCAAGGCGCGCCAGCGCCGGCAAGGCGGCGCTCAAGGAGACAAGCAAGGAGACAAGCAAGGAGACAAGCAAGGCGTCGGATGCGGCCACCCCGGCGGCGCACGGCGCCATCGCGGCGCTGAAGCCGCCGGCCGGCGCGACGCGCGCGGCGCTGCCGCTGGCGCTGGCGCCGCAACTGGCGACGCTGGTCGAGAAACCGCCGCACGACGCCGCGGCCTGGCGCTACGAGATCAAGTTCGACGGCTACCGGCTGCTGGCCCGCGTCGACGGCACCGATGTGCGGCTGTTCACCCGGCAGGGCCATGACTGGACCAGCAAGCTGCGCGCGCTGGCCCGCGATGTCGGCGCGCTGGGGCTGCCCGACGGCTGGCTCGACGGCGAGATCGTGGTGCTGGGCAAGCATGGCGAGACCGACTTCCAGGCCCTGCAGAATGCCTTCGATACCGCGCGCGTCGAGGCGATCCGGTACTTCGCCTTCGACCTGCCCTACTTCGCCGGCCATGACCTGCGCAAGGTGCCGCTGCTGGAGCGGCGCGCGCTGCTGCGCCGGATCTTCGAACACAACGCCTCGCCGCGCCTGCAGTTCAGCGAGGACTTTGAAGCCAGCGCGGGCGACATGCTGGATGCGGCGTGCCGCATGAAGCTGGAAGGCGTGATCGGCAAGCGCGTGGACTCCGGCTACGTCAGCGCGCGCAGCAATACGTGGATCAAGCTGAAATGCACCTTGCGCCAGGAATTCGTGGTGGCGGGCTTCACCGATCCCAAGGGCAGCCGCAATGGCATCGGCTCGCTGCTGCTGGGCGTGCACGACAGCGGCGGACGCCTGCGCTACGCGGGCAATGTCGGCACCGGCTTCGACACCCGCACGCTCGATGACCTGCGCGCGCAGCTCGACGCCTTGCGCGCCGATGCGGCGCCGTTCCATACGGTGCCTGCCGGCGTGCGCGGGCATTGGGTCAGGCCCAGGCTGGTCGCCGAAGTCTCGTTCGGCAGCTGGACCCGCGAAGGCCGCGTGCGCCATGCGGTATTCCATGGCCTGCGCACCGACAAGCCTGCCGGCGCGGTCTCGGTGGAGCGGCCGGCGGACCCTGCGGGCAAAGGCAAGGCGGCGGCCACCACGCGCCGCCAGCCCGCTGCCGAAACCGAGCCCCCGCCGAAAGCAGGCGCCAAAGCGAAGCGCCCCACCGCGGTGGGCGGCAAGGTCTCGATCAGCCACGC
Proteins encoded in this region:
- a CDS encoding sigma-54 interaction domain-containing protein translates to MPVTASTSRRSNAAPASSHAGTAPASEPAPRRAVPSQVSLLWESTSPAMQRLLAQIERVAPTDVTMLAVGESGSGKEVVARAVHERSARRNGPFIAVNCGAIQPTLIESELFGHEKGGFTGAIEQKAGYFEQAQGGTLFLDEVTEMPLEMQIKLLRVLEGRTFHRVGGDTLIATDVRILAATNRDPVEAVRGGQLREDLLYRLAVFPLHIPPLRERPDDIVPLARHFLAEYNAMERTDKSFSAGSLDRLVRYDWPGNVRELKNAVYRAFILADKVVEIGNPNLATQAPRPTTVDGVVNVRVGTTLADTQREIIMATLARFDGDKRQAARALGISLKTLYNRLDAYRSL
- the ligD gene encoding DNA ligase D; the encoded protein is MAKTTPQDSRARRPAGKGAAKPAARTGSKPGTKTTGTSTRAGTSARPGKTAARPAAKGTPEALEKYRRMRDFGATPEPSGGARAAPRKRAAALSFVIQKHAARRLHYDFRLELGGTLKSWAVPKGPSLDPADKRMAVHVEDHPIDYAGFEGVIPEGHYGAGTVIVWDRGTWIPVGDPEAGYRSGKLKFELRGEKLHGHWTLVRMHGSRQKEQDAWLLIKERDDAAVPASEFDVVEALPDSVLGGTQRKPAARRASAGKAALKETSKETSKETSKASDAATPAAHGAIAALKPPAGATRAALPLALAPQLATLVEKPPHDAAAWRYEIKFDGYRLLARVDGTDVRLFTRQGHDWTSKLRALARDVGALGLPDGWLDGEIVVLGKHGETDFQALQNAFDTARVEAIRYFAFDLPYFAGHDLRKVPLLERRALLRRIFEHNASPRLQFSEDFEASAGDMLDAACRMKLEGVIGKRVDSGYVSARSNTWIKLKCTLRQEFVVAGFTDPKGSRNGIGSLLLGVHDSGGRLRYAGNVGTGFDTRTLDDLRAQLDALRADAAPFHTVPAGVRGHWVRPRLVAEVSFGSWTREGRVRHAVFHGLRTDKPAGAVSVERPADPAGKGKAAATTRRQPAAETEPPPKAGAKAKRPTAVGGKVSISHAERVIDAESGLTKGELVRYYERAAPLMLPHLRGRPIAMVRAPSGVAGEQFFQRHSDTLRVDGLNVLDPGLWPGHPALLEIASAEALVAAAQLNVVEFHTWNASKRSIDRPNRIIFDLDPGEGVPWEQVQESAALTKALLDELGLASFLKTSGGKGLHVVVPVTPRAGWDELKDFARDVVLHMAATLPQRFVAKSGARNRVGKIFIDYLRSGMGATTVAAFSARARPGLGVSIPVAWDELDGLTSAAQWTVANVEARLDALEAADPWADYAGTRQAITRAAARLARAR
- a CDS encoding SDR family oxidoreductase — protein: MKPTLKRISSQVIVLTGASSGVGLVTARKAAQQGARLVLVARSEGSLHQLAEELREQGTEVITVVADVGRHDEVGQVAHAAIERFGGFDTWINNAGVTIFGRHCDVPLEDQRRLFDTNYWGTVHGSLAAAAHLREHGGAIINMGSEAADGPMPLQSAYSASQHAIKGFTDSLRLELEQEQAPVSVTLIKPAGLETPLAMHAKNFLDVEPRLPPPLYDPALAADAILFAAENPRRELFVGAAAKAFSAAAYHAPHTFDRFMRRFMGRAQQTRHPAGPLEDNTLYGSSSGLQERTGAHTALHSCPYTTTARYPMLTTALVVGASAAVAAMVQRRRR
- a CDS encoding hybrid sensor histidine kinase/response regulator, which produces MSGLQAATEVRSTHVDPSAGLAPEGDALQLAQRYRRLLDAVEDCAVFELDAHGVIVAWPEPARRLFGYSAAEIAGSPLSRLHRADDVAAGLPQQWLEAAAHSGHARDEGWRVRRDGSLLRASCEMRRIDAAGLADGAAGAGFIVSCRDITVQQAAADHARLADDKLRLLAENLPCTAVCELALDGTIRSWNAGARALAGHTADEAAGQPLAWLYARQDAAAGRPQAALEAARACGQWAGEERLARKDGSLVRCATRMVLVRDAAGCPESLLWTARDLSDALRLEMLDAGNRRLQSFLAILAHELRNPLAPVRNAVEVIVLTPDTGPRVRRCAEIIDRQLRQVERLVNDLLDVGRVTAGKMKMELTPTSYNDVVSTSLEAIRPTLEASGQQLVVSLPEVSPYVRADAARLGQVLLNLLSNATKYTPRGGTVSVQVSVEPARVITTVSDTGRGLEPAALDRIFNLFAQESDAGSRSGLGIGLALARAILEAHGGAIQADSAGAGKGSTFTVILPRASARPAEPATAAPGKAPRRRVLVVDDNADSADSMAELLTLLGHEAEAVHNGQQALGVAAAFRPDCVLLDLQMPDMSGYEVLAALREALRGRAVQFLALSGRGTAEDQRRSSQAGFHAHLTKPLSIETLSRALAEPVPADPGPYKER